The Zingiber officinale cultivar Zhangliang chromosome 10A, Zo_v1.1, whole genome shotgun sequence genome contains a region encoding:
- the LOC122026080 gene encoding heat stress transcription factor B-1-like, with the protein MHMGQRKSGAAAAAAPSAGAGGGGPAPFLVKTYEMVDEKETQEVISWGEKGESFVVWKPAEFARDLLPLHFKHNNFSSFVRQLNTYGFHKVVPDRWEFTNENFRRGEQSLLCNIRRRKPSTVPASTSHLSSHDKATATARPPPPSSAANSGQLHASSPASSPPPADRLLQLADENEKLRKDNHVLSAELSQTKCRFRELLGFLSNYVDVNKLGFGRATAAVDGGGEGEEDTVAVEKSGGVKLFGVLLQGIGGKRRKRRRCDAWQGISKPLFLQLKN; encoded by the exons ATGCATATGGGGCAGAGGAAGAgtggcgccgccgccgccgccgccccctCCGCCGGTGCTGGAGGCGGGGGGCCGGCGCCGTTCCTTGTGAAGACGTACGagatggtggatgagaaggagacGCAAGAGGTGATATCGTGGGGAGAGAAGGGGGAGTCGTTCGTGGTGTGGAAGCCAGCCGAGTTCGCCCGCGACCTGCTTCCCCTCCATTTCAAGCACAACAACTTCTCCAGCTTCGTCCGACAACTAAACACCTAC GGCTTTCACAAGGTGGTCCCCGATCGATGGGAGTTCACCAACGAAAACTTCCGGCGAGGCGAGCAAAGTCTCCTCTGCAACATCCGCCGACGAAAGCCGTCGACGGTTCCTGCATCCACGTCCCACCTTTCCTCCCACGACAAGGCTACTGCAACTGCTCGTCCGCCTCCCCCTTCTTCCGCGGCTAATTCCGGCCAACTCCACGCCTCTTCCCCCGCCTCGTCCCCGCCGCCTGCCGACCGGCTTCTTCAACTCGCCGACGAGAACGAGAAGCTCAGGAAGGATAACCACGTGCTCAGTGCCGAGCTTTCGCAAACCAAGTGCCGCTTCCGCGAGCTCCTCGGATTCCTCTCCAACTACGTCGACGTGAACAAGCTCGGGTTCGGTCGGGCAACTGCGGCGGTCGACGGTGGTGGCGAGGGAGAGGAAGACACGGTAGCGGTGGAAAAATCTGGAGGCGTGAAGCTCTTCGGCGTGCTGCTGCAGGGCATCGGTGGGAAGCGCAGGAAGAGGCGGAGGTGCGATGCTTGGCAGGGGATCTCAAAGCCTCTGTTTCTGCAACTGAAAAACTAG